In Polynucleobacter sp. AP-Ainpum-60-G11, one DNA window encodes the following:
- a CDS encoding glycosyltransferase family 39 protein has product MQFGQVRQSSALNPVSILILVLVYALLWFGTLNYRHLIPSDEGRYAEIAREMLVTGDWVTPRYNGYKYFEKPPLQIWATATAFNLFGIGDWQARLWTALTGFLTIVFIGFTGARIYSARAGWLAAIALASSPMWVIGGHINSLDMGLSAFLVAALCSLLLAQNSQKTSDTRKWMWACWAFMALATLSKGVIGVAIPGMVFIVYSISAWDWKIWKQLHMISGTILFLAITSPWFVLVAQRNPEFLEFFFIHEHLQRFTQTAHSRTGPIYYFVPLLLLGFLPWVAQTPGALRDAWGERNREFSSGWLLTCWFAVIMGFFSISQSKLPGYIIPVFPALAMLVGHHLDRNLGSSNSLELPWKLQTLFFVILGGVGFFFLGEVGKQARPDEIESYAQYTHWIVAALVALVLFSLLAFMQSKRYGFRSITSFAGGFFLCAIIAGTGHETLGRAVSGIDLVEKVKAGIPEKVNFYSVRILDHTVPFYLGRTMIMVESPDELEFGVKQEPQLWLPTFDAFIERWKEDQTAYALMVPEQYIQLQKLNLPMQEVGRDSRRVIVKHPELQSSSAK; this is encoded by the coding sequence ATGCAGTTTGGCCAAGTTCGGCAATCCAGCGCCCTCAACCCAGTCTCAATTTTGATTCTGGTTCTTGTCTATGCCTTGCTGTGGTTTGGCACTCTCAATTATCGCCACCTCATTCCCTCTGATGAAGGGCGTTATGCCGAGATTGCGCGCGAGATGCTCGTCACCGGAGATTGGGTTACCCCTCGCTATAACGGCTACAAGTATTTTGAAAAACCTCCTTTACAAATTTGGGCCACTGCCACCGCCTTTAATCTTTTTGGCATCGGTGACTGGCAAGCGCGCTTATGGACTGCGCTCACTGGATTTTTAACAATTGTATTTATTGGCTTTACTGGCGCACGCATCTATAGCGCACGAGCAGGTTGGTTAGCTGCTATCGCTTTGGCGTCTAGCCCTATGTGGGTAATTGGTGGGCATATCAACTCACTCGATATGGGATTGTCGGCATTTTTAGTTGCAGCACTCTGCAGTCTATTATTGGCACAAAATTCTCAGAAGACGAGCGACACTAGAAAGTGGATGTGGGCCTGCTGGGCATTCATGGCCTTAGCCACCTTATCAAAGGGCGTTATCGGCGTAGCTATCCCTGGGATGGTCTTTATTGTTTATTCCATTAGCGCGTGGGACTGGAAGATTTGGAAACAGCTGCACATGATTAGTGGCACGATTTTATTTTTAGCAATTACCTCCCCTTGGTTTGTTCTAGTGGCCCAACGCAATCCAGAATTTTTAGAGTTCTTCTTTATTCATGAGCACCTGCAACGATTTACGCAAACAGCGCACAGTAGAACCGGTCCAATCTATTACTTCGTCCCCCTACTGCTCCTGGGATTTTTGCCGTGGGTTGCACAAACTCCTGGAGCCCTAAGAGATGCCTGGGGAGAGCGCAATCGTGAGTTCTCGAGCGGCTGGTTGCTCACCTGCTGGTTTGCGGTCATTATGGGATTCTTTAGCATCTCTCAATCAAAATTACCTGGCTACATCATTCCTGTCTTCCCAGCATTGGCAATGCTTGTTGGCCATCACTTAGATCGCAATCTGGGCTCAAGCAATTCACTGGAATTGCCATGGAAATTACAAACCCTCTTCTTTGTAATTTTAGGTGGTGTTGGATTTTTCTTTTTAGGCGAGGTTGGCAAACAAGCTAGGCCGGATGAAATTGAATCCTACGCTCAATACACCCATTGGATTGTTGCAGCACTCGTTGCATTAGTTTTATTCAGCCTCTTGGCATTCATGCAAAGCAAGCGTTATGGCTTTAGGAGTATTACGAGTTTTGCAGGTGGTTTTTTTCTCTGCGCAATCATCGCGGGTACAGGCCATGAGACTCTCGGTCGCGCAGTATCGGGCATTGATTTAGTAGAAAAAGTGAAGGCAGGTATTCCGGAGAAGGTGAACTTTTACTCCGTGCGAATCCTAGACCATACAGTGCCTTTCTATTTAGGTAGAACGATGATTATGGTGGAGTCTCCGGATGAGCTGGAGTTTGGCGTAAAGCAAGAACCACAACTGTGGCTCCCCACCTTTGATGCCTTTATCGAGCGCTGGAAAGAGGATCAAACTGCTTATGCCTTAATGGTTCCAGAGCAATATATCCAATTACAGAAACTCAATCTCCCAATGCAAGAAGTTGGCAGAGATTCTCGGCGCGTAATTGTTAAACACCCAGAGTTACAAAGCAGCTCAGCAAAATAA
- a CDS encoding DegT/DnrJ/EryC1/StrS aminotransferase family protein produces MSANSNSLPFIPFTRPHFNQETIDAVAEVLRSGWVTSGPKLAEFEATLSEYFGGRPVRCFANGTATMKIALQVAGIGPGDEVITTPISWVATSNVILSVGATPVFVDIDPVTRNMDLSKLAAAFTPKTRAIMPVYLAGLPVNMDQLYDLAKQYKLRVIEDAAQAFGSQWKGQKIGSIGDLVSFSFQANKNLSTVEGGCLVLNNADEAKLAEKFRLQGLTRQGMDGMDVDVLGGKDNLTDVNAVIGLHQLKQLPAFQARRSALARQYFDAIRTEMKSAGLDNLDLELPVENFSDSNWHMFQVALPLEQLSVDRAQVMTELKELGIGTGVHYPAITGFTLYQNLGYKVEATPVAERIGRSILTLPLFPGMADEDIGRIASALAGILKKHHKN; encoded by the coding sequence ATGTCAGCCAATTCAAACTCTCTGCCCTTTATTCCGTTTACGCGCCCACACTTTAATCAAGAAACAATTGATGCAGTTGCAGAGGTATTACGCTCTGGCTGGGTAACTTCAGGACCGAAGTTAGCAGAATTTGAAGCCACATTGAGCGAATACTTTGGCGGCCGCCCAGTGCGTTGTTTTGCCAACGGCACTGCCACCATGAAAATCGCATTGCAGGTTGCTGGGATTGGTCCTGGCGATGAAGTCATCACCACCCCGATCTCTTGGGTAGCTACTTCTAATGTCATTTTGAGTGTAGGTGCAACACCCGTATTTGTAGATATTGATCCCGTCACTCGCAATATGGATTTAAGCAAGCTGGCTGCAGCATTTACACCGAAGACACGCGCAATCATGCCCGTCTATTTAGCTGGGCTACCTGTGAATATGGATCAACTCTATGACCTCGCCAAACAATACAAACTCCGCGTAATTGAAGATGCTGCCCAAGCATTTGGATCACAGTGGAAAGGGCAAAAGATCGGCAGCATTGGTGATTTGGTGAGCTTTAGTTTTCAGGCAAATAAGAATTTATCCACGGTTGAAGGTGGGTGCCTTGTTCTGAATAACGCAGATGAAGCAAAGCTTGCTGAGAAGTTTCGTCTCCAAGGTCTTACCCGCCAAGGTATGGATGGCATGGATGTTGACGTACTTGGCGGCAAAGATAATTTGACAGATGTCAATGCGGTCATTGGCTTGCATCAACTAAAACAGTTGCCAGCATTTCAGGCACGTAGAAGTGCTTTAGCAAGACAGTACTTTGATGCCATTCGCACTGAAATGAAATCTGCCGGCTTAGATAATCTGGATTTAGAGTTGCCCGTGGAGAACTTTAGCGATAGTAACTGGCACATGTTCCAAGTGGCACTTCCACTCGAGCAATTGAGTGTGGATCGTGCGCAAGTGATGACCGAACTCAAAGAATTAGGCATTGGTACAGGTGTTCATTACCCTGCCATTACTGGATTCACGCTCTATCAAAACCTGGGTTACAAAGTTGAAGCCACTCCAGTAGCAGAGCGTATTGGCCGCTCTATTTTGACCCTCCCCCTCTTTCCAGGGATGGCGGACGAAGATATTGGCCGCATAGCCAGTGCTTTAGCGGGAATTCTGAAGAAACATCACAAAAACTAG
- a CDS encoding glycosyltransferase, protein MTANLATQACNPVLSVVIPVYNEEDGLQALFDRLYPALDVMSSKRNIAYEVVFVNDGSKDRSAGILAKQVELRPDVTRAVLFHSNFGQHMAIMAGFEYSRGEYIITLDADLQNPPEEIDALVNELLKGHDYVGTIRANRRDSFFRKFASRAMNHLREKITRITMTDQGCMLRGYSRRIVDLVRQCDESNTFIPALAYTFASNPTEISVKHEERFAGESKYSLYQLIRLNFDLVTGFSVMPLQIFSILGMLLAMAAGSLFIYLLVRRFVLGAEVEGVFTLFALTFCLIGVMLFGLGLLGEYIGRIYQQVRERPRYVVQTVLEKK, encoded by the coding sequence ATGACTGCAAATTTAGCTACCCAAGCCTGCAATCCCGTGCTCAGCGTTGTTATTCCGGTTTACAACGAGGAAGATGGCCTTCAAGCCCTCTTTGATCGCCTGTATCCTGCGCTTGATGTGATGTCTAGCAAGCGCAATATTGCTTACGAAGTGGTATTTGTTAATGATGGCAGTAAAGATCGTTCTGCTGGCATCTTGGCCAAGCAGGTTGAGCTCCGCCCTGATGTGACCCGTGCGGTGTTATTTCACAGTAACTTTGGTCAGCACATGGCGATCATGGCTGGCTTTGAATATTCTCGCGGTGAATACATCATCACCCTGGATGCTGACCTACAAAATCCCCCAGAAGAAATCGACGCCTTGGTAAATGAATTACTCAAAGGTCATGACTACGTTGGCACTATCCGCGCTAATCGTCGCGACAGCTTCTTTAGAAAATTTGCCTCCCGTGCCATGAATCATTTGCGGGAAAAAATTACTCGCATCACGATGACCGACCAAGGTTGCATGTTGCGCGGCTATAGCCGTCGTATTGTTGATCTTGTTCGTCAGTGTGACGAAAGCAACACATTTATTCCAGCGCTAGCTTATACCTTCGCATCGAATCCTACAGAAATCAGCGTCAAACATGAAGAACGTTTTGCTGGTGAATCCAAGTACAGTCTGTATCAACTCATTCGCTTGAACTTCGACTTAGTAACCGGCTTCTCCGTGATGCCTTTGCAGATTTTCTCGATCCTGGGAATGCTCTTGGCCATGGCCGCAGGCAGCCTATTTATATATCTACTAGTTCGCCGCTTCGTTTTAGGAGCTGAGGTTGAGGGAGTCTTCACACTCTTTGCCCTCACCTTCTGCTTGATTGGCGTAATGCTGTTTGGTCTTGGCTTACTCGGTGAATATATTGGCCGTATCTACCAACAAGTTCGTGAGCGTCCTCGCTATGTTGTGCAAACTGTTTTAGAGAAAAAATAA
- a CDS encoding formyltransferase yields MHAVVFAYHDVGVNCLKALIAAGIQIDVVITHQDDPNENVWFGSVAKLCEDKKIPYITPNANQLIDLVPQIQKLAPDYLFSFYYRHMIPAELLACAKIAALNMHGSLLPKYRGRAPVNWAILHGETETGATLHVMEVKPDAGDIVGQSAVSIGPDETATEVFGKVSQAAVTVMNQVLPELVQGHIPRKPNNLAQGSYFGGRKPADGQILWQQTAQQVHNLVRAVAPPYPGAFTDWQGQRRIVARTSLKGPFPGQLDLQVPGIQVVDNQVFGVCGDQQAVAILDWFPANS; encoded by the coding sequence TTGCACGCAGTCGTCTTTGCATATCACGATGTTGGCGTTAATTGCCTCAAGGCTTTGATCGCTGCGGGCATCCAGATTGATGTGGTGATTACCCACCAAGATGACCCGAATGAGAATGTCTGGTTTGGGAGTGTTGCCAAACTGTGTGAGGATAAAAAAATTCCTTACATCACACCAAACGCCAATCAGTTAATAGATCTCGTGCCGCAGATACAAAAACTGGCGCCCGATTACCTTTTCTCTTTTTACTATCGCCATATGATTCCGGCCGAGCTCTTGGCTTGCGCCAAAATTGCTGCCCTGAATATGCATGGCTCACTCCTACCAAAGTATCGTGGCCGCGCTCCAGTCAATTGGGCAATCCTTCATGGAGAAACCGAAACCGGTGCCACATTACACGTTATGGAAGTCAAACCAGATGCCGGCGATATCGTGGGGCAATCGGCTGTCTCTATTGGTCCCGATGAAACCGCTACTGAAGTGTTTGGCAAAGTTAGTCAGGCGGCCGTTACGGTAATGAACCAGGTCCTCCCGGAACTTGTACAAGGCCACATCCCCCGAAAGCCAAATAATCTGGCTCAAGGCAGCTATTTTGGAGGTCGAAAGCCTGCGGATGGGCAAATTCTGTGGCAACAGACGGCTCAGCAGGTGCACAACCTCGTGCGAGCCGTTGCACCCCCCTACCCCGGGGCTTTTACCGACTGGCAAGGTCAGCGCAGAATTGTGGCTCGTACCAGCCTAAAAGGGCCATTTCCGGGGCAACTAGATCTTCAGGTTCCCGGCATCCAAGTGGTTGATAATCAGGTATTCGGCGTTTGTGGAGACCAACAAGCAGTAGCAATACTGGACTGGTTCCCAGCAAACAGCTAA
- a CDS encoding bifunctional UDP-4-keto-pentose/UDP-xylose synthase encodes MKKVLILGVNGFIGHHLSKRILETTDWDVYGMDMQNDRLGDLVNHPRMHFFEGDITINKEWVEYHIRKCDVILPLVAIATPATYVQQPLKVFELDFEANLPIVRSAVKYKKHLVFPSTSEVYGMCEDGEFDPAKSNMVYGPINKPRWIYACSKQLMDRVIWGYGMEGLRFTLFRPFNWIGPGLDSIYTPKEGSSRVVTQFLGHIVRGEAINVVDGGAQKRAFTYVDDGIDALMRIIDNKDGVANGKIYNIGNPKNNHSIRELANQMLEIARSIPEYAKTANEVEIVETTSGAYYGEGYQDVQNRVPAIDNTMSELGWKPTTNMSDALMNIFEAYREDVEKARHLVDNE; translated from the coding sequence ATGAAAAAAGTACTCATTCTTGGCGTAAACGGTTTTATTGGCCACCACCTTTCCAAGCGCATCCTAGAGACGACCGATTGGGATGTCTATGGCATGGATATGCAAAACGATCGCCTCGGTGATTTAGTAAATCATCCCCGCATGCATTTCTTCGAGGGCGATATCACGATCAATAAAGAATGGGTCGAATATCACATCCGCAAATGCGATGTCATTCTGCCTTTAGTAGCGATTGCTACCCCAGCAACTTATGTTCAGCAGCCGCTGAAAGTATTTGAGCTCGACTTCGAGGCTAACTTACCAATCGTGCGCTCAGCCGTTAAATACAAAAAGCATTTGGTATTTCCATCTACATCGGAAGTCTATGGCATGTGTGAAGATGGTGAATTTGATCCCGCTAAATCGAATATGGTTTACGGTCCAATCAATAAACCACGTTGGATCTACGCTTGCTCTAAGCAATTGATGGATCGCGTAATTTGGGGTTACGGTATGGAAGGCTTACGCTTTACCCTCTTCCGTCCATTTAACTGGATTGGCCCAGGTCTAGATAGTATCTACACACCAAAAGAAGGTTCTTCCCGTGTAGTGACGCAATTCCTAGGTCATATCGTTCGTGGCGAAGCCATTAACGTGGTCGACGGTGGCGCCCAGAAACGTGCCTTTACTTATGTTGATGATGGTATCGATGCCTTAATGCGCATTATCGATAACAAAGATGGTGTTGCTAACGGCAAAATCTACAACATCGGTAATCCAAAGAACAATCACTCTATTCGTGAACTTGCTAATCAGATGCTGGAAATTGCACGCAGCATTCCGGAGTATGCAAAGACAGCAAATGAAGTGGAGATTGTAGAAACGACTTCTGGCGCTTACTACGGCGAAGGATATCAAGACGTTCAAAACCGTGTGCCTGCAATTGACAACACCATGAGCGAATTAGGTTGGAAGCCAACCACCAATATGAGCGATGCGTTAATGAATATTTTTGAAGCCTATCGTGAAGATGTGGAAAAAGCACGTCACTTGGTTGATAACGAGTAA